The following DNA comes from Flavisolibacter ginsenosidimutans.
GGGCTTGCTCTTTTCTGGCTCGTTGAATGGCTTACTGCATCTCGCAACGACTTCCTTTCATTCTTTATTATTGCTTATTCTTTTCTTGTGGTTCTTCTCAGTATTACGGGTGTGAACCAACTCTTGTTCCAGGACACTTTACCGCTTTACCGCAACCCGGTTTTTCTTCTTTGCCTTTGCTTTATCCTTTATTTCGGGGTTTCGGCGCTTGTAGAAACTTTTTGGATGACGGGACTGAAAGGCAGCAAGGTTTTCCGGCTGAACGTATATGCCCTTCTTTGCTATATCAATCTGCTTACTAACCTCTTTTTTGCTCTGGCGATTTTATGGATGCCCGTGAGACTTCATTATATATTGCAATCCTGATTACCGGCGTAGCGATGGTAAGCCTCACGCTTTATTTTGCCGCTTCGGCGATCTGGCACCAGCGTAAGCATGCCCGCATTCAGCGGCAGAATTTTCTGGATGAAATTGGCTTGTTGGAAAAAGAACGGGCACGTGTGGCACGCGACCTGCATGATGAGCTTGCGCCCCTTCTTTCTCTCACACGGTTTCAACTCATGAGCGTCCGTGAATCAAACGGAGACGAGGTTCTGCAAAGAGCCAGTGCGAACCTCCAACGGGTGATGCTGCGCATGGGCGAAATAGCCGTTGACCTAAATGCGGGTGCCCTCGTTCAAAAGGGGCTGCGGTTTGCCTTGACGGATTTTTTTCTTGAACTGGAAGGCCTTTCTTCTTTACGCATCCGGTTTTGTTACGATGTTAGACGCGAAATTCCGGCGCAAACTGGCATTCATCTTTACCGGATTGTGCAGGAAGCAGTGCATAATGCCTTTAAACATTCCGGCGCAAGCCAGGTGGATGTGCACGTAAAGGAGCGTTTGAACCAGCTCTTTCTTTATGTTGGCGATAACGGCACAGGGTTCCGCTGCCGTGAAGCCAGCCAAGAGCAAATAGGCATTGGCCTGCAAAGCATTCGCAGCCGTACAGGTATGCTGGGCGGCCGGCTTGAATGCCGCTCGTCGGCTCAAAAAGGAACTACTTATTTTTTTCAATTCCCTTTCCCCTCCAAAACAAGCTTATGATCAAGGTTTTTCTTGCGGACGACCTGCCTATTTTTCTTGAAGGGCTTCAGTCCATCCTGCAGTACCAGGCGGTGGTTGCAATTACATCTACAGCGGCTAATGGCATCGAGGTTTTGCAACAATTGCCGGAAAAGATGCCTGATGTTTTGATCACCGATATTCAAATGCCGGAAATGAACGGCATTGAACTTACGAAAGAGATTTTTAAGCATTATCCTTCCATCCGAGTGATTGGACTAACGATGTTCAAAGAGGATCACCTGCTTGTGGAAATGCTGGAAGCAGGCGCCCGGGGCTATCTCCTGAAAACCTGTACCAAAGAACAAGTGTTGGAGGCCGTGCAGGCCGTTCACGCAGGCGGGTTCTATTTTTGTTCGGGCACCACACCAAAGCTCACCAGACTTATTGCAAAGAGCCACCTGAGGGGTTTTCCGAAAATGGAAGAAGGGAAATTCTCTGCTACGGAAATTCAGATTATTCGAGGTATTTGCGAAGAAATGTCCACCCGGGAAATTAGCCAAAGCCTGTACCTTGGCGAACGGACAATTGAATCATACCGGCACAAGATTTTTGAAAAGGCCGGGGTGAAGAACATGGCTGGACTAGTGATCTATGCGGTTAAGAACGGGTTATATGAAGTGTAGGAGTTAGGGTTAGGGATCGATGTTTTGGTTTGGATCGAATAAACTGTAGTTCCCTTTAGAGAAACCACAGAAACCCGATTGCCTCTTGAGAGATGGCTGATTAGTTTCACCATACACCAACCAACCGGCCATGAGCTATAAAACGCTGACCTCCGACGAGAAACAACGGCTGTTTTTCACCAAAACCTACTTGCTCAATCATTTGCATCGCTCTTTCTGTCTTTCCGATATGGCACGGTATGCGGCCATGGGTTTACCGCGGTTCAACGATGGTTTCTTGCTCTTGTTTGGCTCCCTGCCGATGGCCTACCTGCACGAAAGCCGATTACAGTTTGGCTATTTTCTTTTGCTGCATACCGATAAACCGATTAAGGAGATTGCGGGCCTGTGCGGTTACCGGCATTATAAAAATTTCTTGACGGCGTTCCGGAAGCGTTTTGGTGTGTGTCCGAGCAGCCTGCGGGGGGCTTTTTTTAGCGCCGCGCAAACCGTTTTTATCCCTTTTGCAAACCCATTTGATTTGGAAATGGGTCTTAAAAAAACTGATCTTTAACCTGAATTTCCTGCATCTTTTCAGCGGCTGATGCATTTCAATTTTATTGTATGAGACATCTTTCCGCCGCTTCTTTTGTTTCCGTCTTCCTGCTTTTTCTTTTTGGTTATACTGCCTTCAGTAAGTTGTACGCCTTGCGGCATTTTGCCGATGTGTTGTGGCAAGCGCCGCTGATTGGACGAGGAGCGGACGCGGTGGCCTGGACAGTGCCGCTGACAGAGCTTGCCGTTGTTCTGCTCCTTCTTTTTTCCTGCACCCGCCTGTATGGCCTTTACTGCTCACTCTTCCTGCTGTGCGTTTTTACCGGTTACATCGCCTACATGCTGCTGGCCGGAGGCGCCCTCCCCTGCCAATGCGGGGGTGTAATCGGGGCGATGGGCTGGAAGACGCATTTGGTTTTCAATGGCGTGGTAACGGGACTGACCGTTTACGGCATTGGCCGAGAGAAAGCAGGACGAGCGGCTGCATCGAATCAATCAACATGCATGCGTTGACATAGCCGTGCCGCCTGAGAATCAACAGGGGAAGCCGAAAACCTGCGAAACGAGTAGGCGCCATTTTTCTTTTAAACTTTTTTTTATGAAAAAGATTTTGCCCGGCATTTTTGCAATTGCCCTGGCTTTTGCCGCCAGTGCGTTTACCACGCCTTCCACGAGAACCGCCGATGACCCGCTTTACCACTGGTTTGCGCCGAACGGAACTTACCTGGGCCAGCGCACACAGGCCGCCCAAGCCGCTATTTGCGACGGCGACAACCAGGTTTGTGCCAGTGGTTATGAGCAAATCACGGTGAACGGGGAGAACCAAACTATCCCCGTTGAAGAGAGTTATTTTGACGATGTTTTAAAGCCCTAAGCTTTAAAAAATAGCCGCCTGTGGCGGCTATTTTTTTACCGTACTTCCATTTGCCTAGTCTCCTTTTCGCACCACAATTACTTCCATTTCCCTTTCTTCTTCAATCAGTTCCAAACCGTATTGTTTTAAGGCCTTTTGCAGTGCTTCTTTATCCTTCAATTCGGCAGGGAGTTCCATGTTGACCGTTCCTTTGAAGCCCGTTTCGTCAACGACGGGCAGGAGTGTTTTCGTGTCCAGGTTCCAGCTTTGGAAGAGCGTGGGCAGACGAACTCCGCGAACGATTAGCCTCCCCTTTTGTTCATACATCTCTATCGGTTCCTTCTGTGCCGCAAGAGCTTCCTGCGCCGGCTTTCCCCTAATTACCCATACTCTTATTTTTCGCATTTCCGCTGAACTTTTCCACTCAAAGTAACGGTCCAACTCGGCTTGCAGACAGCGATATGCTTTCCTGATAGACGTATCGTGCAATATGATGTCAACGCAATAGTGTTTTTTCAAGACCGTATCTGTTTCCTCTCCTTCCGGCAACAGGACCCTGCTGTTGTGGAAATTGTGCCGATTTTTATACGCCAGTTTGTATAGGTGTTTTATTGTGAGGTTCTGGGCGTGGGTGCGAACGACGCCTTTGTCCGCGTCGTAAAATGCACCGGAAGAACCGGACATGATGCCGGATCTCTGGCCGCCTATATAGGAATAGTATAAGAGCTTGTCCTTTGTCCTTTCGTAGTCGTTCACCATCAGCGGTGTGAAGGAGAAGAACACATTCGTATCACTTGTTTCCTTTTTCAACGGGAGCGAAAGCGATTGACCCGCCGTAAATGCTTCCAGATTTTTTGGCGTGACCTGCTTGGAGCCTGTAATGGCCTGAACGGTTCCTTTCGCGGACACCCAGACAATGTGCGGCTCCATGTGGTGCGGGAAGGCCTTCCAAAGAACCGTATCACCCGCCAACAATGGAAAATTCAACTCCTTCAAAAGTTCCTGCTCCTTAAAAGCCTTCCGAACCGCCGCCGCCTTTTCGACCGCAACTAGAAGAACGTTGAAACGACCTTTTGCGGTTCGCTGCAAGGTGTCAAGTTTTGGCAGGAATTCGGTGGCATCAACGCAATGGGTATTCCAAAACGTAATGAGCAGGGGTTTGCCCGTGAATGCGGAAAGTGTTTTGGCACCGGCCTTCAAACCTACCGGTTGCGGGATCGAAAGCTTTCGACAATTATCGCCTATGGTCATTTCCTGCGCTGCTGTCTTTTGCGCAAACAGGCTGGCTGCAGTCACTACCAGTAGCGAAAGGAGTGCTGTGTATTTCATTGTTCTTGATTTTGTTTTAGTAGCCCGGGTTTTGGGTGAGGGAGGGGTTTTTCAAGAGTTCGGCCTGCGGAACCGGGAAGAGGGCCGCATATGGTTGCCAGCCCGGTTTGGCCGCCGTCATCACCGGTTCCAACCTGCCCCAGCGTTTGAGGTCGAACCAACGGTGAGCCCATTCGGCAAAAAATTCGATGCGGCGTTCCTTTTCAATTGCTGCCAGCAGGGCTGCTTTATCGGTTGCGGTTGCCGGCGGCAAGGCAGCCCTGCTTCTGACGGCATTGAGGTCGGCTTTTGCCCCGGCAAGGTTGTCCTGCTGCGCTCTTGCTTCTGCCCGCACCAAAAGGACCTCGGCGTAACGAAGCACGGTGTAGGTTTCGGTAACGGGGAGGTTGAGGTTGTAAACCTTGTACTTGTAGGGATAATAAAAAGTTTGTGCAGCGACCGTTTTGCTCCCCAGCCAAGCACCCTTGCGGGTGTCGCCCGACTCGAAGGCTGCCGCCAGCGCCGGATTGACGGCATAAGCAGGTTTGGTGGTGGCTGACGTTGTTGGAATAAAGTAGCGGGCCTCGGTGGTGTTGAAGCCCGATTCGACAGGCGAGAGTGCCCAAAGGGTTTCGTTGCTGCCTGCCAAGAAGGTAGCCGCCGGGTTAGGTGCCAGAGAATACGTTCCTGCGCCAATGACCTCTGTGGCTTCGGCTTCTGCTGCCGCCCAAGCCTGCCGGTAAAGCCGAACCCTTGCAAGGAGCGCAACCGCCGCCCACCTGTTGGGACGAATGCGGGCCGTGCCCGCATAGGCTGCCGGCAAGAGGCTTTTTGCCTCCTGGAGGTCGGCCAGAATTTGGTCATAGACTGCGGCCGTCGCCGAACGCGGGATTGTGGCTGACTCCTTGTAAGCAGTTGAAAGAACCAGGGGAACGTCGCCAAAGAGATTAACCAAGTAAAAGTAGTTCCAGGCCCGGATGAATTTTGCCTCTCCCAGCAGCCTCGCTTTTACCGCCGGCGTCAGCTTTTCCGAAGCCGTGATGCCCTCTATGGAGGCGTTGGCCCCGTAGATCATCTTGTAGGCCCAGTTCCAGAAATTGGACAAGACAATGCCGTTGGCCGGGGTCAGTTTTGCGGCATCGAATTCGGCTTCTTCGGGATCGAGCGTGGAGGTCAGGGAAAGTTCGTCGGACATCAGGCCACCATAGATAGAGGTACCGCCTGCCGAATAATACGGCAGGGTCGGCATCATGGCGGAATAGATGCCGAGAACGGCAGAGGTCGCGCCTTCGTCGGTGCTGAACACGGCTGTTGCCGTCATTTTATCTATCGGCAGGTCGGTTTGCAGGGACTTCCTGCACGAGAAAAGCGTTAGAAAGACCAGCAAGAGACAAAAGCAAAAAAGGTTGATGATATAGATGTTTGTGTATTTCATGCGCAATTTTTAAAAGGTGAATGTCAGGCCGGCCACGAGGGTTTTGAGCGGCGGAAGGGTTAGCAGGTTTTGGTTTTCGGGGTCGGCTCCTTTGTAGCCGGTAAACGTCAGGAGGTTTTGCCCCTGCAGGTAGAGGCGCAGGCCCCGGATTCCCCAGCGTTTCAGCCGGTTGGCCGGTATGTTGTAGGCCAGAGAGGCGGTTTTAAGCCGGATGAAAGAAGCATCGCCGTACAGCCCGTCGGAGGAGCGAAAGCGGGAAACGGCCGCATAGGCCGGGCCGGATGTAACGGCCGTAAAACGCTGCACGGTTGTTTGGTTGCCCGGCGCCTGCCAGCGATCCTGCACGTAGATTGGTTGGTTGTTGGCACTTCCGGGAACGATGCCCGCGGCATAAATGGAAGACAGGTAGGTAGCGCCCCACTGCTTTTTGAAAGAAAAAAACAGGTACGCTTCCCAGCCGCCTGCCGTTAGGGTGTTGCCCCAACCGCCGTAAAAGCGAGGCCCCAGGTAGCCGGATTCAAGGTAATCGGCCGGGATGGAAATTGTTCCGCTCTTGTCTTTGTCTTCGAAGGTGAAGACGCCGGTGGCCGGGTCCACCCCGGTGCTGCGCAGCTTGTAGATGACCGAGAGCGGCCGCCCTTCGATGTAGGTGGACGCATAAGACGATTTTGCCAAGCCTGGAAAGGACAGCAGCTTGTTTTGCGGAACGGTAAGATTGGCGGTCGTTGTCCACGTAAGCCCTGCTCCTGAAACCGGCGTGGCTGAGAGCTCGACTTCCCAGCCGGTGTTTTGCACGAGGGCGGGAAAGTTGTCGGTGATGCTGCTGAAGCCTGTTTGTACGGGCAGGCTGTACTTGACCAACTGGTTGCCGGAACGGTTTCGGAACCAAGCGACTGACAAGAGAAAGCGGTTTTTGCAGAAGCCGAGGTTCAGGGCCGCTTCCCATTTTTTGACGACCTCCCAGCTATAGGAAGGATTGAAAAGCGCCGAAGGCGTGAGGGCCGTATTGCCGCCGTAAGGCTGAACCGCTCCCCAGGCATCGAGGTACTGGTAGTCGCCGATCTGGTCGTTGCCGGTTGTTCCCCAACTTGCCCGGAGCTTGCCGAAACTGAGAACCGGCAAGTGCGTTGCCGGCCAACGTTCGGACGAAAAAATCCAGGCCCCTCCCACCGCGCCAAAGGAAGCCCATTGCCTACCGGGACCGAAGCGGCTGCTGCCGTCGCGGCGACCGGAAAAGTTTATGATGTAGCGGTTCAAAAGGTTGTAGGTGAGCCGGCCAAAGCCTGCCGCGTAGTTGTATTCGGTTTGGCCGTTGGACCGTGACGAGATGGTGGGTGCGGCAGCCAGCGAACGGAGAAGGGCATCGGTGGTGTAGCCGGAGCCGGTGATTGAAAGGCCGTTGTTTGCCGATTGCTGGACGGAAGCGCCCAGCAAGGCCTCGATGCGGCCCTTCCCGATGGCAGCGGTGTAGGATAGCTGCGGTTCGGCTATCCAACTCCAGAAACGGTTGGTGGCGAATTGCGCCGTGCCGCGTGGTGAGGTTGAGGGGTTTTGCGCCGCGATTGGCGTGAGCGCCTCTTCTTCGGTGGTTAAAAAATTCCCGCCAAGGGCCGTGCGCAGGACCAGTCCTTTGAAAATGTTGTAGGATAAGTTGAGACTTGCCGTGCCGTTGTCGGTTTTGGCGGCATAGGAACGCCTTTGCCAGGCAAACGGGTTGTTGTTGAAGGCCGCGCCGCCTTCTTCCCAAACCAAGGAGCCATCGGCTGCCAGGGGGTACGGCGCGTTGGGTGGCAGGTTGATGAAGCCGGCGAGGCCAAGGGCCGCCAGGTTGTTTTTGTCGAGGCTGTACGACAGGGAAAGAGAGAGGTTAAAACGGCTGTCGGCCGATGCCTGCGACAAGGTTGCGTGCAGGGAGCCTTTTGTGTCGGCCATGTTGCCGGGGAAGACGGTGGTTTCGCGATGGAAGGTGGAACCGAGGTAGAAACGTGTGAACCGCGTGCCGCCTGAAAGGGAGGCCTGAACATCGGCCGTACGGGCCGTGCCACCGGTGAGGAGGCGAGGCCAATTTGTGTAGCGGGTGGTGTCCCAAGCCAGAAGGTCCGGGGCGTTTGTTAGCGTAGGTGTCACGCCGTCGTTGCGGAAGGCCTCGCGGCGCATTTGGAGGTACTCCGCCGTGTTCAGGAAACGGGCCTGCCGGGAAACTTTTGAAAAGCCATAGGAAGCAGTGACCGCTGCCACCGGCGACGCGGCGGTGCCTTTTTTGGTAGTGATAAGCACTACGCCGGCCGCGCCGCGGCTGCCGTAGATGGCGGTGGCGTCGGCGTCTTTCAGGATTTCGATGCTTTCAATGTCGGCAGGGGAAAGTGTGTTGAAAGGGCTGAGGCCTCCCCCACCCGATGATAGCAGGGAGGAAAGGCGGTTTACGAAATTGTTGGCTGCGGCCCAGGGAACGCCGTCCACGATAAAGAGGGGATCGGAGCCGGCGGTGATGGAAGACTGGCCGCGAAGCTGGAGCTTTACCGAAGCGCCGGGAAGGCCGGAAGACTGAACAACCGTGAGGCCGGGGATGTGGCCTTCGAGAGCAGACAATGGATTTGACACGGGCTGGTAGGCGATTTCGCCTGCCGATAGGCGGGCCACGTTACCGGTAGAAAGGCGACGGGTGGTTTTGCCGTAGGCGATAATGACGGCTTCGTCGAGAAGGCCGGTGCGGGTCTTCAGCGTGATGGTCAACTGCGGGTGGCGAGCCAAGGCTTCATCAAAGACTTCTTTGTATGGCTCGTAGCCGATGGCCGTAACGCTGACGGTATCACCCAAATTAAGGGTTGTAAGCGAGAAGGTGCCGTCATTGCCGGCGTTTGTGGTTGGTGGTTTATGGTTTGTGGTTGGGGAGATTACTGTGACGGTAGCGCCGGGAATAGGCTCGCCGTTCTGATTGATGATCTTTCCACGAAGGGAAAGAGGCTGACACATGGAAAGGAAAGGGCATA
Coding sequences within:
- a CDS encoding SusC/RagA family TonB-linked outer membrane protein, encoding MRKLLIGALLCPFLSMCQPLSLRGKIINQNGEPIPGATVTVISPTTNHKPPTTNAGNDGTFSLTTLNLGDTVSVTAIGYEPYKEVFDEALARHPQLTITLKTRTGLLDEAVIIAYGKTTRRLSTGNVARLSAGEIAYQPVSNPLSALEGHIPGLTVVQSSGLPGASVKLQLRGQSSITAGSDPLFIVDGVPWAAANNFVNRLSSLLSSGGGGLSPFNTLSPADIESIEILKDADATAIYGSRGAAGVVLITTKKGTAASPVAAVTASYGFSKVSRQARFLNTAEYLQMRREAFRNDGVTPTLTNAPDLLAWDTTRYTNWPRLLTGGTARTADVQASLSGGTRFTRFYLGSTFHRETTVFPGNMADTKGSLHATLSQASADSRFNLSLSLSYSLDKNNLAALGLAGFINLPPNAPYPLAADGSLVWEEGGAAFNNNPFAWQRRSYAAKTDNGTASLNLSYNIFKGLVLRTALGGNFLTTEEEALTPIAAQNPSTSPRGTAQFATNRFWSWIAEPQLSYTAAIGKGRIEALLGASVQQSANNGLSITGSGYTTDALLRSLAAAPTISSRSNGQTEYNYAAGFGRLTYNLLNRYIINFSGRRDGSSRFGPGRQWASFGAVGGAWIFSSERWPATHLPVLSFGKLRASWGTTGNDQIGDYQYLDAWGAVQPYGGNTALTPSALFNPSYSWEVVKKWEAALNLGFCKNRFLLSVAWFRNRSGNQLVKYSLPVQTGFSSITDNFPALVQNTGWEVELSATPVSGAGLTWTTTANLTVPQNKLLSFPGLAKSSYASTYIEGRPLSVIYKLRSTGVDPATGVFTFEDKDKSGTISIPADYLESGYLGPRFYGGWGNTLTAGGWEAYLFFSFKKQWGATYLSSIYAAGIVPGSANNQPIYVQDRWQAPGNQTTVQRFTAVTSGPAYAAVSRFRSSDGLYGDASFIRLKTASLAYNIPANRLKRWGIRGLRLYLQGQNLLTFTGYKGADPENQNLLTLPPLKTLVAGLTFTF
- a CDS encoding sensor histidine kinase, whose protein sequence is MDARETSLYIAILITGVAMVSLTLYFAASAIWHQRKHARIQRQNFLDEIGLLEKERARVARDLHDELAPLLSLTRFQLMSVRESNGDEVLQRASANLQRVMLRMGEIAVDLNAGALVQKGLRFALTDFFLELEGLSSLRIRFCYDVRREIPAQTGIHLYRIVQEAVHNAFKHSGASQVDVHVKERLNQLFLYVGDNGTGFRCREASQEQIGIGLQSIRSRTGMLGGRLECRSSAQKGTTYFFQFPFPSKTSL
- a CDS encoding response regulator transcription factor, yielding MIKVFLADDLPIFLEGLQSILQYQAVVAITSTAANGIEVLQQLPEKMPDVLITDIQMPEMNGIELTKEIFKHYPSIRVIGLTMFKEDHLLVEMLEAGARGYLLKTCTKEQVLEAVQAVHAGGFYFCSGTTPKLTRLIAKSHLRGFPKMEEGKFSATEIQIIRGICEEMSTREISQSLYLGERTIESYRHKIFEKAGVKNMAGLVIYAVKNGLYEV
- a CDS encoding RagB/SusD family nutrient uptake outer membrane protein, which encodes MKYTNIYIINLFCFCLLLVFLTLFSCRKSLQTDLPIDKMTATAVFSTDEGATSAVLGIYSAMMPTLPYYSAGGTSIYGGLMSDELSLTSTLDPEEAEFDAAKLTPANGIVLSNFWNWAYKMIYGANASIEGITASEKLTPAVKARLLGEAKFIRAWNYFYLVNLFGDVPLVLSTAYKESATIPRSATAAVYDQILADLQEAKSLLPAAYAGTARIRPNRWAAVALLARVRLYRQAWAAAEAEATEVIGAGTYSLAPNPAATFLAGSNETLWALSPVESGFNTTEARYFIPTTSATTKPAYAVNPALAAAFESGDTRKGAWLGSKTVAAQTFYYPYKYKVYNLNLPVTETYTVLRYAEVLLVRAEARAQQDNLAGAKADLNAVRSRAALPPATATDKAALLAAIEKERRIEFFAEWAHRWFDLKRWGRLEPVMTAAKPGWQPYAALFPVPQAELLKNPSLTQNPGY
- a CDS encoding MauE/DoxX family redox-associated membrane protein — encoded protein: MRHLSAASFVSVFLLFLFGYTAFSKLYALRHFADVLWQAPLIGRGADAVAWTVPLTELAVVLLLLFSCTRLYGLYCSLFLLCVFTGYIAYMLLAGGALPCQCGGVIGAMGWKTHLVFNGVVTGLTVYGIGREKAGRAAASNQSTCMR
- a CDS encoding helix-turn-helix domain-containing protein; this encodes MSYKTLTSDEKQRLFFTKTYLLNHLHRSFCLSDMARYAAMGLPRFNDGFLLLFGSLPMAYLHESRLQFGYFLLLHTDKPIKEIAGLCGYRHYKNFLTAFRKRFGVCPSSLRGAFFSAAQTVFIPFANPFDLEMGLKKTDL
- a CDS encoding TlpA family protein disulfide reductase, translating into MKYTALLSLLVVTAASLFAQKTAAQEMTIGDNCRKLSIPQPVGLKAGAKTLSAFTGKPLLITFWNTHCVDATEFLPKLDTLQRTAKGRFNVLLVAVEKAAAVRKAFKEQELLKELNFPLLAGDTVLWKAFPHHMEPHIVWVSAKGTVQAITGSKQVTPKNLEAFTAGQSLSLPLKKETSDTNVFFSFTPLMVNDYERTKDKLLYYSYIGGQRSGIMSGSSGAFYDADKGVVRTHAQNLTIKHLYKLAYKNRHNFHNSRVLLPEGEETDTVLKKHYCVDIILHDTSIRKAYRCLQAELDRYFEWKSSAEMRKIRVWVIRGKPAQEALAAQKEPIEMYEQKGRLIVRGVRLPTLFQSWNLDTKTLLPVVDETGFKGTVNMELPAELKDKEALQKALKQYGLELIEEEREMEVIVVRKGD